A region of Bacillus cabrialesii DNA encodes the following proteins:
- a CDS encoding thioredoxin family protein, whose translation MKELQEHELEHIADDVYLLYLYTPFCGTCQLASKMLTVVKEMLPDVAFYKNNVNYSPTFAKAYQIESVPCFLLFKGGKVVERGYAFHSVSYLYELIKQKSSSASHL comes from the coding sequence ATGAAAGAACTCCAAGAACACGAGCTTGAGCACATTGCAGATGATGTGTATCTCCTATATTTATATACTCCGTTTTGCGGCACCTGCCAGCTTGCAAGCAAAATGCTGACAGTGGTGAAAGAAATGCTGCCTGATGTCGCCTTCTATAAAAACAATGTCAATTACTCTCCGACATTCGCAAAAGCGTATCAAATTGAGAGCGTTCCTTGTTTTCTGCTGTTTAAAGGCGGAAAAGTGGTCGAAAGAGGATATGCGTTTCATTCCGTTTCTTATTTATATGAGCTGATCAAACAAAAATCATCTTCCGCATCCCATTTATGA
- a CDS encoding toprim domain-containing protein, with translation MDELEKVMIVEGKSDKEKIESVLNEPVRIICTNGTISQLKLEELADELYGKDVYILVDADESGEKLRKQLKREFNEACHLHIDRAYKEVAAAPKHHVASVLLRANLNVHTIFLERKSRGV, from the coding sequence ATGGATGAGCTGGAAAAAGTTATGATTGTCGAAGGGAAATCAGATAAAGAGAAAATCGAAAGCGTCCTGAACGAACCAGTGCGCATTATCTGCACAAACGGAACAATCAGCCAGCTGAAGCTTGAGGAATTGGCTGACGAGCTTTACGGTAAAGACGTCTATATATTAGTTGATGCTGATGAATCAGGCGAGAAATTGAGAAAACAGCTGAAGCGTGAATTTAACGAAGCCTGCCACCTGCATATCGACAGAGCCTATAAGGAAGTGGCGGCTGCGCCCAAGCACCATGTCGCCTCTGTATTGCTGCGCGCGAATTTGAATGTCCATACAATTTTTCTTGAAAGAAAATCCCGAGGTGTATAG
- a CDS encoding YusG family protein yields MAFSKQKLDVTNDVTGRFQNGRLSLYHENEMIGQMTSMNEYELKSGYSFENEKFYKTADVVSGNDEKYVDCDYENGWC; encoded by the coding sequence ATGGCTTTCAGCAAACAAAAGCTCGATGTCACCAATGATGTGACAGGCCGCTTTCAAAATGGCCGGCTCTCGTTATATCATGAAAATGAGATGATCGGCCAAATGACAAGCATGAATGAATATGAGCTTAAGTCCGGTTATTCCTTTGAAAATGAGAAATTTTATAAGACAGCTGATGTGGTCTCAGGAAACGACGAAAAATACGTGGATTGTGACTATGAAAACGGCTGGTGTTAA
- the gcvH gene encoding glycine cleavage system protein GcvH — protein sequence MSIPKDLRYSGEHEWVKVEGEKARIGITHFAQSELGDIVFVELPEVGAEIKADEPFGSVESVKTVSELYAPINGTVVEINEDLDDSPEFVNESPYEKAWMIVVEPSDASEIEKLMTAEQYEEMTQED from the coding sequence TTGAGCATACCTAAAGATTTGCGTTACTCAGGAGAACACGAGTGGGTAAAAGTTGAAGGAGAAAAAGCCAGAATCGGAATTACGCATTTTGCCCAGTCCGAGCTAGGCGACATCGTGTTTGTCGAGCTTCCTGAAGTCGGCGCTGAAATCAAAGCGGACGAGCCATTCGGCAGCGTTGAATCCGTTAAAACGGTATCTGAACTTTATGCACCGATTAATGGAACTGTTGTGGAAATAAACGAAGATCTAGATGACAGTCCGGAATTTGTCAACGAATCTCCGTACGAAAAAGCATGGATGATCGTCGTTGAGCCGTCTGACGCTTCTGAAATTGAAAAACTGATGACAGCAGAGCAATATGAAGAGATGACACAAGAAGACTAA
- a CDS encoding arsenate reductase family protein: protein MSLTFYWYPKCGTCRKAKKWLEEHGKEINEIHIAEQPPSKEELKALYEKSGLELKKFFNTSGMKYRELNLKEKLYHMSEDEQLELLASDGMLIKRPLTTDGEKVTVGFKEDQFEENWA, encoded by the coding sequence ATGTCGTTAACTTTTTACTGGTACCCTAAATGCGGAACGTGCCGCAAAGCAAAGAAATGGCTTGAGGAGCATGGGAAAGAAATAAACGAAATACATATTGCAGAGCAGCCTCCAAGCAAAGAAGAGTTAAAAGCGCTTTATGAAAAAAGCGGGCTGGAGCTCAAGAAATTTTTCAACACGAGCGGCATGAAATACCGCGAGCTGAACCTCAAGGAAAAGCTGTACCACATGTCGGAGGACGAACAGCTTGAACTGCTGGCTTCAGACGGAATGCTGATCAAACGCCCGCTTACAACAGACGGCGAAAAAGTGACAGTCGGATTTAAAGAAGACCAATTTGAAGAAAACTGGGCTTAA
- the fadE gene encoding acyl-CoA dehydrogenase FadE, translating to MAKKAAEVQKGGGFLIEDVTYDQMYTPEDFTDEHKMIAKTTEDYIEQDVLPHIDDIENHQFEHSVRLLKKAGELGLLGADVPEEYGGLGLDKISSALITEKFSRAGSFSLSYGAHVGIGSLPIVFFGSEEQKKKYLPGLASGEKIAAYALTEPGSGSDALGAKTTAVLNEAGTHYVLTGEKQWITNSAFADVFVVYAKVDGDKFSAFIVEKDFPGVSTGPEEKKMGIKGSSTRTLILDQAEVPKENLLGEIGKGHVIAFNILNIGRYKLAVGTIGASKRVIELSAAYANQRRQFKTPIAGFSLTQEKIATMASRLYAMESSVYRTVGLFEDNMSQFTAEDLKDGRQIAKSIAEYAIECSLNKVFGSETLDYIVDEGVQIHGGYGFMQEYEVERAYRDSRINRIFEGTNEINRLIVPSTFLKKALKGELPLLEKAQSLQEELMMLMPEEPGSGVLEQEKYIVKQAKKIALFAAGLAAQKYGKAIDREQEILVNVADIVSNVYAMESAVLRTEKAIAAQGEDKAAQKVLYTEIFVQEAFHEIEAHAKESLIAMEEGDSLRMMLSALRKLTRVTPKNVIQKKREAAAGVFEAEKYIV from the coding sequence ATGGCGAAAAAAGCGGCTGAAGTACAAAAAGGCGGCGGTTTCTTAATCGAGGATGTCACATACGATCAAATGTATACACCGGAGGATTTCACCGACGAGCATAAAATGATTGCGAAAACAACGGAGGACTACATCGAGCAAGATGTTCTCCCTCATATAGATGATATTGAAAACCATCAATTTGAACATTCCGTCAGGCTGTTGAAGAAAGCGGGTGAACTTGGACTGCTTGGCGCTGATGTGCCGGAGGAATACGGAGGGCTCGGCCTTGATAAAATCAGCTCGGCGCTCATCACTGAAAAATTTTCGCGTGCGGGCAGCTTTTCGCTTTCTTATGGCGCGCATGTCGGCATCGGTTCCTTGCCGATCGTCTTTTTCGGATCAGAAGAACAAAAGAAAAAGTATTTGCCCGGGCTTGCTTCAGGCGAAAAGATCGCGGCTTATGCACTGACTGAACCGGGCTCTGGGTCTGATGCGCTTGGAGCAAAAACAACAGCCGTGCTGAATGAAGCGGGAACGCATTACGTATTAACCGGGGAAAAACAGTGGATTACCAACTCTGCCTTTGCTGATGTATTTGTTGTTTACGCTAAGGTGGACGGCGACAAGTTCTCAGCCTTTATTGTAGAAAAAGACTTCCCGGGAGTGTCTACGGGTCCGGAAGAAAAGAAAATGGGGATTAAAGGATCATCGACAAGAACCCTTATTTTAGATCAGGCTGAAGTACCAAAAGAAAACCTGCTCGGAGAAATCGGCAAAGGGCATGTCATCGCCTTTAATATTTTAAATATCGGCCGCTATAAGCTGGCGGTTGGCACAATCGGCGCGTCTAAGCGAGTAATTGAGCTGTCTGCGGCATACGCAAATCAGCGCCGCCAATTTAAAACACCGATTGCGGGCTTTTCGCTGACACAGGAAAAGATAGCGACAATGGCATCAAGGCTGTATGCGATGGAAAGCTCTGTGTACAGAACCGTGGGACTGTTTGAAGACAATATGAGCCAGTTTACGGCCGAAGATCTCAAGGACGGCCGGCAAATCGCCAAGTCAATTGCCGAATACGCCATCGAATGCTCTCTGAATAAGGTATTCGGCTCCGAGACGCTTGATTATATCGTAGATGAAGGCGTGCAGATTCATGGAGGCTACGGCTTTATGCAGGAGTACGAAGTAGAGAGAGCCTATCGGGATTCAAGGATCAATCGGATTTTTGAAGGCACAAACGAAATCAACCGGTTAATCGTGCCAAGCACCTTCCTGAAAAAAGCGCTTAAGGGCGAGCTGCCTCTATTAGAAAAAGCGCAGTCCCTCCAGGAAGAACTCATGATGCTTATGCCTGAAGAGCCCGGCAGCGGCGTTTTAGAGCAAGAGAAATATATCGTTAAGCAAGCCAAAAAAATCGCGCTGTTCGCTGCCGGTCTCGCCGCGCAAAAATACGGCAAAGCCATCGATCGTGAACAAGAGATTCTCGTCAACGTCGCGGATATCGTCAGCAATGTATACGCAATGGAATCAGCCGTACTCAGAACGGAAAAGGCCATTGCCGCGCAAGGAGAAGACAAAGCGGCGCAAAAGGTGCTGTATACTGAAATTTTCGTTCAGGAAGCATTTCATGAAATTGAAGCTCACGCGAAGGAATCCCTCATCGCAATGGAAGAAGGAGATTCACTCCGCATGATGCTTTCCGCTCTGCGCAAGCTGACGCGCGTAACACCTAAAAACGTCATTCAGAAAAAACGTGAAGCAGCGGCGGGCGTTTTCGAGGCTGAGAAATATATTGTCTGA
- a CDS encoding acetyl-CoA C-acetyltransferase, which produces MKEAVIVSGARTPVGKAKKGSLATVRPDDLGAICVKETLKRAGGYEGNIDDLIIGCATPEAEQGLNMARNIGALAGLPYTVPAITVNRYCSSGLQSIAYAAEKIMLGAYDTAIAGGAESMSQVPMMGHVTRPNLALAEQAPEYYMSMGHTAEQVAKKYGVSREDQDAFAVRSHQNAAKALAEGKFKDETVPVEVTVTEIGENHKPQEKQFVFSQDEGVRPQTTTDILATLRPAFSVDGTVTAGNSSQTSDGAAAVMLMDREKADALGLAPLVKFRSFAVGGVPPEVMGIGPVEAIPRALKLAGLQLQDIGLFELNEAFASQAIQVIRELGIDEEKVNVNGGAIALGHPLGCTGTKLTLSLIHEMKRRNEQFGVVTMCIGGGMGAAGVFELC; this is translated from the coding sequence ATGAAAGAAGCAGTCATTGTGTCAGGTGCAAGAACACCGGTTGGGAAAGCCAAAAAAGGATCGCTGGCCACCGTTCGTCCGGATGATTTGGGAGCGATTTGCGTGAAAGAAACACTGAAGCGGGCAGGCGGCTACGAAGGCAATATTGACGACTTGATTATCGGCTGTGCGACACCTGAAGCGGAACAGGGGCTTAATATGGCGAGAAATATCGGCGCGCTCGCGGGACTGCCGTACACGGTTCCGGCGATTACAGTCAATCGCTACTGCTCTTCAGGTCTTCAGTCTATCGCATATGCGGCAGAAAAAATCATGCTTGGCGCCTACGATACAGCGATCGCCGGCGGAGCAGAATCCATGTCGCAGGTCCCGATGATGGGGCATGTGACCCGTCCGAACCTTGCATTGGCAGAACAGGCGCCGGAATATTACATGAGCATGGGCCACACAGCCGAGCAGGTCGCAAAAAAATACGGCGTCTCCCGTGAGGATCAGGATGCGTTTGCGGTTCGCAGCCACCAAAATGCGGCCAAAGCCCTTGCAGAAGGGAAATTTAAAGATGAGACTGTTCCTGTCGAAGTAACGGTGACAGAAATTGGAGAAAATCATAAGCCACAGGAAAAACAGTTTGTGTTTTCTCAGGATGAAGGCGTTCGCCCGCAAACGACGACAGACATCTTAGCGACATTGCGCCCGGCTTTTTCCGTTGACGGAACAGTTACTGCGGGCAATTCCTCGCAGACGAGTGACGGAGCGGCGGCTGTCATGCTGATGGATCGGGAAAAAGCTGATGCGCTTGGCTTGGCGCCGCTTGTGAAATTCCGCTCCTTTGCAGTAGGCGGCGTGCCGCCGGAAGTGATGGGCATCGGACCGGTGGAAGCCATTCCGCGCGCCTTGAAGCTTGCCGGGCTTCAGCTGCAGGACATCGGCTTGTTTGAACTGAACGAAGCTTTCGCATCACAGGCCATTCAAGTGATCAGGGAACTGGGAATTGATGAAGAAAAAGTGAATGTCAACGGGGGCGCAATCGCGCTTGGGCATCCGCTTGGCTGTACGGGCACAAAGCTTACACTCTCTCTGATTCATGAAATGAAACGGAGAAACGAGCAATTTGGAGTCGTCACAATGTGTATCGGCGGCGGGATGGGAGCGGCCGGTGTATTTGAATTATGCTAA
- a CDS encoding 3-hydroxyacyl-CoA dehydrogenase/enoyl-CoA hydratase family protein, with protein sequence MHKHIRKAAVLGSGVMGSGIAAHLANIGIPVLLLDIVPNNLTKEEEKKGLTKDSPEVRSRLSRQAVKKLLKQKPAPLTSAKNTSYITPGNLEDDAAKLNEADWIIEVVVENLEVKKQIFALVDEHRKPGSIVSSNTSGISVQEMAEGRSDDFKSHFLGTHFFNPARYLKLLEIIPIQETDPDILKFMTAFGENVLGKGVVTAKDTPNFIANRIGTYGLLVTVQEMLKGGYQVGEVDSITGPLIGRPKSATFRTLDVVGLDTFAHVARNVYDKADGDEKEAFRLPGFMNDMLEKGWIGSKAGQGFYKKEGKTIYELDPVTLTYGERTKMKSPALEAAKQAKGTKAKMKALIYSDDRAGRLLWNITSQTLLYSAELLGEIADDIHAIDQAMKWGFGWELGPFEIWDAIGLRQSAEKLERLGAEMPGWVKDMLDKGNETFYIRENGTVFYYDRGEYRAVKENKKRIHLQALKETNGVIAKNSGASLIDLGDDVALLEFHSKSNAIGLDIIQMINKALEETERNYKGLVIGNQGKNFCVGANLAMILMEVQDDNFLEVDFVIRRFQETMMNIKYSAKPVVAAPFGMTLGGGTEVCLPAARIQAASEAYMGLVESGVGLIPGGGGNKELYINHLRRGLDPMNAAMKTFETIAMAKVSASAQEAREMNILKETDHISMNQDHLLYDAKQLAASLYDKGWRTPVKEKIKVPGETGYAALLLGAEQMKLSGYISEHDFKIAKKLAYVIAGGKVPFGTEVDEEYLLEIEREAFLSLAGEAKSQARMQHMLVKGKPLRN encoded by the coding sequence ATGCACAAACACATTCGGAAGGCAGCCGTTTTAGGATCGGGGGTAATGGGTTCCGGGATTGCGGCGCATTTGGCTAACATCGGAATTCCTGTCCTGCTGCTTGATATTGTGCCGAACAATTTGACAAAGGAAGAGGAAAAAAAGGGGCTGACAAAGGACAGTCCCGAGGTGCGCAGCAGGCTGAGCCGGCAAGCGGTGAAAAAACTGCTGAAACAAAAGCCCGCTCCCCTTACATCAGCGAAAAATACCTCCTATATCACACCAGGCAATCTGGAGGACGATGCAGCAAAGCTGAATGAAGCAGATTGGATTATTGAAGTTGTTGTCGAAAACCTCGAAGTCAAAAAGCAAATTTTCGCTCTTGTGGATGAACACCGGAAGCCTGGAAGCATTGTCTCAAGCAACACCTCAGGCATATCAGTGCAGGAGATGGCTGAAGGCCGGTCGGATGATTTTAAATCCCATTTTCTTGGAACACACTTTTTTAATCCCGCCCGCTATTTAAAGCTGCTGGAGATCATTCCGATTCAGGAAACGGACCCTGATATATTAAAGTTTATGACAGCTTTCGGTGAAAATGTCCTTGGAAAAGGCGTTGTTACAGCAAAGGACACACCGAACTTTATCGCAAACCGCATCGGAACATACGGGCTTCTCGTCACAGTCCAAGAAATGCTGAAAGGCGGCTATCAGGTCGGGGAAGTCGATTCGATCACAGGCCCACTGATCGGCAGACCGAAAAGCGCGACCTTCAGAACACTTGATGTTGTCGGTCTCGATACATTTGCTCACGTCGCCCGAAATGTGTATGACAAAGCGGATGGAGACGAGAAAGAAGCGTTCCGCCTTCCAGGCTTCATGAACGATATGCTGGAAAAAGGGTGGATCGGAAGCAAGGCTGGCCAAGGCTTTTATAAAAAAGAAGGAAAAACGATTTATGAGCTTGACCCAGTGACGCTTACTTATGGCGAACGGACAAAAATGAAATCACCGGCACTCGAAGCGGCAAAACAGGCAAAAGGGACAAAAGCCAAAATGAAAGCGCTTATTTATTCGGATGACAGAGCCGGCAGACTGCTTTGGAATATCACATCTCAAACCCTGCTTTACTCAGCGGAACTGCTTGGTGAGATCGCCGATGATATTCATGCGATTGACCAAGCCATGAAGTGGGGATTCGGCTGGGAGCTGGGCCCGTTTGAAATATGGGATGCCATCGGCCTCAGGCAGTCGGCTGAAAAACTTGAGCGGCTAGGAGCGGAAATGCCCGGCTGGGTCAAAGACATGCTGGACAAAGGGAATGAAACCTTCTACATCAGAGAGAACGGAACGGTATTTTATTATGACCGCGGCGAATACAGGGCCGTGAAAGAAAACAAAAAACGGATTCATTTACAAGCGCTCAAGGAAACAAACGGCGTGATTGCGAAAAACAGCGGAGCAAGTCTGATCGACCTTGGAGATGATGTGGCCCTTCTTGAATTTCATTCGAAAAGCAATGCGATCGGCCTCGATATCATCCAAATGATCAACAAAGCGTTAGAGGAAACTGAGCGGAACTACAAAGGGCTTGTCATCGGCAATCAAGGAAAAAATTTCTGTGTCGGCGCGAATCTCGCCATGATTTTAATGGAAGTCCAAGATGACAACTTTTTGGAAGTAGACTTCGTGATACGCCGTTTTCAAGAGACGATGATGAATATCAAATACAGTGCGAAACCGGTTGTCGCCGCTCCATTCGGAATGACGCTCGGCGGCGGAACGGAAGTGTGCCTGCCGGCGGCGCGCATTCAAGCAGCAAGTGAAGCCTATATGGGGCTTGTGGAATCCGGCGTCGGCCTTATCCCTGGCGGAGGGGGAAACAAAGAGCTGTACATCAACCATCTTCGCCGCGGTCTTGATCCTATGAATGCGGCAATGAAAACATTTGAAACGATTGCGATGGCGAAAGTATCCGCTTCCGCTCAAGAGGCCCGTGAGATGAACATCTTAAAAGAAACGGATCACATCAGTATGAATCAGGATCACCTGCTGTACGATGCAAAGCAGCTTGCCGCATCTTTATACGATAAAGGCTGGCGGACGCCAGTAAAAGAAAAGATCAAGGTGCCGGGAGAAACCGGTTATGCGGCACTCTTGCTTGGCGCGGAGCAAATGAAGCTGTCCGGCTATATATCTGAGCATGATTTCAAAATCGCGAAAAAGCTCGCTTATGTCATTGCCGGCGGAAAAGTGCCGTTTGGCACAGAGGTTGATGAAGAGTATTTATTGGAGATCGAGAGAGAAGCGTTTTTGAGTTTGGCAGGAGAGGCGAAATCTCAAGCGAGAATGCAGCATATGCTTGTGAAAGGTAAACCTTTACGGAATTAG
- a CDS encoding YuzL family protein, whose amino-acid sequence MVREKKNPSSAAVSAASIKGDAGPTQHYGGGKRTSQNQQYKKHNMEQS is encoded by the coding sequence ATGGTGCGAGAGAAAAAAAATCCGTCTTCAGCGGCAGTCAGCGCGGCGAGCATAAAAGGAGATGCCGGTCCGACCCAGCATTACGGCGGCGGAAAACGGACAAGTCAAAATCAGCAATATAAAAAACATAACATGGAACAATCATAA
- a CDS encoding proline dehydrogenase family protein, protein MLRHVFLFLSQNKTLTKFAKAYGTRLGARRFVAGDTIESAVKTVKRLNRSGLCATIDYLGEYAASEKEAHQVAEECKKAIRAIAEHQLDSELSLKLTSIGLDLSEKLCLSHLRAILSAAKQYGVAVTIDMEDYSHYEQTLSIYRQCKQEFEMLGTVIQAYLYRAAEDIRNMCDIKPNLRLVKGAYKESASVAFPDKKGTDLHFQSLIKLQLLSGNYTAVATHDDDIIAFTKQLVAEQHIPASQFEFQMLYGIRPERQKELAKEGYRMRVYVPYGTDWFSYFMRRIAERPANAAFVLKGILKK, encoded by the coding sequence ATGTTGAGACATGTGTTTTTATTCTTATCTCAAAATAAAACACTTACCAAGTTCGCAAAAGCATACGGAACGCGGCTTGGAGCACGAAGGTTTGTCGCAGGGGATACAATTGAATCGGCGGTTAAGACCGTCAAAAGGCTAAACAGATCCGGTTTGTGCGCGACAATTGATTATTTAGGCGAGTATGCAGCTTCGGAAAAAGAAGCACATCAAGTCGCAGAGGAATGCAAAAAAGCGATTCGAGCCATTGCCGAACATCAATTGGACTCAGAGCTTTCATTAAAGCTGACCTCAATCGGGCTTGATCTTTCAGAAAAACTTTGCCTTTCTCATTTGCGTGCGATTCTATCTGCTGCGAAGCAATATGGGGTTGCTGTGACCATTGATATGGAAGACTATTCTCATTATGAACAGACACTCTCTATTTACAGGCAATGCAAACAGGAGTTTGAAATGCTCGGCACGGTCATTCAAGCGTATTTGTACCGGGCGGCAGAAGACATCAGAAACATGTGTGACATAAAGCCGAATCTCAGACTTGTGAAAGGCGCTTATAAAGAATCTGCGTCTGTAGCATTTCCGGACAAAAAAGGAACAGACCTTCATTTTCAAAGCTTGATCAAGCTGCAGCTGTTAAGCGGAAACTATACGGCTGTGGCCACACATGACGATGATATCATTGCGTTTACGAAACAGCTCGTTGCTGAGCAACATATCCCAGCATCACAATTTGAGTTTCAAATGTTATACGGCATCAGGCCGGAGCGGCAGAAGGAACTTGCCAAGGAAGGGTACAGAATGCGTGTGTATGTCCCTTATGGAACAGACTGGTTCAGCTACTTTATGAGAAGAATTGCCGAACGGCCCGCCAATGCAGCGTTTGTCTTAAAAGGAATCTTGAAAAAGTGA
- a CDS encoding spore coat protein, with translation MNQQNQKISNPQTPVPTTSEMNDRDFVNELLTTEKYMTTAYCTALHEFSHESLYQDIQSIFDESQKAQRKLYDLMFQYGWYSVEAEDAQKLQKSYQKFQQTIQQQSPYQQ, from the coding sequence ATGAATCAGCAAAATCAGAAAATCAGCAACCCGCAGACACCTGTACCGACAACTTCGGAGATGAATGACAGAGATTTCGTCAATGAACTGCTGACAACGGAAAAATACATGACAACAGCTTATTGCACAGCCTTGCACGAATTCAGCCACGAGTCTCTTTATCAGGATATTCAATCCATTTTTGATGAGTCACAAAAAGCGCAAAGAAAACTGTATGACCTTATGTTCCAATATGGATGGTATTCTGTTGAAGCGGAGGATGCCCAAAAGCTGCAGAAGTCCTATCAAAAATTCCAGCAGACCATTCAGCAGCAGTCTCCTTATCAGCAATAA